In Sparus aurata chromosome 2, fSpaAur1.1, whole genome shotgun sequence, a single genomic region encodes these proteins:
- the LOC115595814 gene encoding alpha-(1,3)-fucosyltransferase 4-like, with amino-acid sequence MGAGARRSAAGRFTAHRADGSSGVSPRVKCCVRALKRSCSPVCVAVFIFMSFLGVCLLYLPDRPAVPSFEPDEDSPVTLLIWTHPFGRYRKLPDCAALHQIRGCTLTDDLGAYQKADAVIIHHREVATGAAELPPEPRPSAQKWIWMNYESPTHTPRLWRFEGVFNLTLTYRIDSDIALPYGYLLPRGNTVKGPQNRFTHPLHIPSRSNLRRPRLLAWVVSNWSESHYRVAVYHQLRRYIDVDVFGRAGQPLPEYTGDDVVRLVRRYQFYLSLENSQHTDYITEKLWNAVLAGAVPVVLGPSRKNYERFLPPEAFIHVDDFPTVRGLARYLLKLRHNPAKLRKHLDWRGRYSLHQPPFWSEHYCTACRAVRRNRGRTDVVKYLTPWFYS; translated from the coding sequence ATGGGAGCTGGAGCTCGCAGGAGCGCCGCGGGCCGCTTCACAGCTCACAGAGCCGACGGAAGCTCAGGTGTGTCCCCCCGTGTAAAATGTTGTGTACGTGCTCTCAAGAGGAGCTGCTCCCCCGTGTGCGTGGCCGTGTTCATTTTCATGTCGTTCCTGGGGGTCTGCCTGCTCTACCTGCCGGACCGGCCCGCTGTGCCGTCGTTTGAGCCTGACGAGGACAGCCCGGTGACGCTCCTGATCTGGACGCATCCGTTCGGCCGGTACCGCAAACTTCCGGACTGCGCCGCGCTCCATCAGATCAGAGGGTGCACGCTCACAGATGACTTGGGCGCGTACCAGAAGGCTGACGCGGTGATCATACACCACCGAGAGGTCGCCACCGGCGCCGCCGAGCTGCCGCCGGAACCGCGGCCGAGTGCGCAAAAGTGGATATGGATGAACTACGAGTCCCCCACGCACACGCCCAGACTGTGGAGGTTTGAGGGTGTTTTCAATCTCACACTGACCTACCGGATAGACTCAGATATCGCCCTGCCGTACGGCTACCTGCTCCCTCGTGGAAACACAGTTAAGGGTCCCCAGAACCGCTTTACTCATCCGCTCCACATACCCTCGCGCTCAAACCTCCGCCGGCCCCGCCTCCTAGCCTGGGTCGTCAGTAACTGGTCGGAGTCTCATTACCGTGTGGCCGTGTACCACCAGCTCCGCCGGTACATCGACGTAGATGTGTTCGGACGCGCAGGCCAGCCGCTCCCAGAGTACACCGGGGACGACGTGGTGCGGCTGGTCCGTCGGTACCAGTTCTACCTGTCTCTGGAGAACTCGCAGCACACCGACTACATCACGGAGAAGCTGTGGAACGCGGTGCTGGCCGGGGCCGTCCCGGTGGTTCTGGGTCCGTCCAGGAAGAACTACGAGCGCTTCCTGCCGCCGGAGGCCTTCATCCACGTGGATGACTTCCCCACGGTGAGAGGGCTGGCCCGGTACCTGCTGAAGCTGAGGCACAACCCGGCGAAGCTGCGGAAACACCTGGACTGGAGAGGGAGGTACAGCCTGCACCAGCCCCCCTTCTGGTCCGAACACTACTGCACGGCCTGCAGGGCGGTGAGGAGGAACAGAGGCAGGACTGATGTGGTCAAATACCTGACCCCCTGGTTCTACTCGTGA
- the col26a1 gene encoding collagen alpha-1(XXVI) chain: protein MMALSFLYALCMWISLVCPSLGTGFVYRFPGITVQRQRIKSEQSGNTGPPGTGSRSTQLRNWCQYTVSRTVSCQVHNGTETTVQRVFQGCRWPGPCSKVISYRTLIRPSFKVAYKQVTALEWRCCPGFVGEECREECLNCTSFTDMNSRINAIESKIKLLEAGRSSLPTVSSLPEGSTDNEVDAPQPTPIGPPSYLPQVGRGPPGPIGPPGPPGSAGLPGLAGRSGLPGSVGPKGDRGVPGELGLPGPPGPPGPPGPSSSRARERGDVFHVDNQEEIPDHSALPAPQIVVGPPGPTGPIGPSGPPGLRGLAGIPGLPGSDGIEGLQGKPGEPGPKGDPGERGPPGVSGEQGLPGATGPKGEPGEGLNEGEAVQQLREALKILAERVLILEHMIGIHDNSEGSGFGSMSDPLSFSAIKIKRLQPVQTPPVLEERHRPAPL from the exons ATGATGGCTTTATCGTTTCTTTACGCGCTGTGCATGTGGATCAGTTTAGTGTGTCCGTCGCTGGGAACAGGGTTTGTTTATCGCTTCCCGGGCATCACTGTGCAGCGGCAGCGCATCAAATCGGAGCAGAGCGGCAACACAGGACCACCAGGTACCGGATCCCGTTCTACCCAACTCAG GAACTGGTGTCAGTACACTGTTTCCAGAACAGTGTCCTGTCAGGTGCACAATGGGACAGAAACCACAGTGCAGAGGGTGTTTCAGGGCTGCCGGTGGCCTGGACCCTGCTCCAAAGTCATCAG ctACAGGACTTTGATCAGGCCGTCCTTCAAGGTTGCCTACAAGCAGGTCACAGCGCTGGAGTGGAGATGCTGTCCGGGGTTTGTGGGAGAGGAGTGCCGTGAAG AGTGTTTGAACTGCACCAGCTTCACTGACATGAACAGCAGAATAAATGCCATTGAATCAAAG ATCAAGCTGTTAGAGGCGGGACGTTCCTCCCTGCCGACAGTCAGCAGTTTACCAGAGGGCTCCACGGACAACGAGGTGGACGCACCGCAGCCCACTCCTATTGGACCGCCATCTTACCTCCCACAAG TAGGCAGAGGACCTCCAGGGCCCATCGGACCACCGGGGCCTCCAGGTTCTGCTGGACTTCCGGGTCTGGCTGGAAGATCAGGCCTCCCTGGATCTGTCG GACCAAAGGGGGACAGAGGTGTACCAGGAGAATTGGGTCTCCCTGGCCCTCCTGGTCCACCGGGTCCTCCAGGGCCGAGCTCCTCTCGCGCCCGAGAGCGTGGTGACGTTTTTCATGTGGACAATCAAG AGGAGATCCCCGACCATTCAGCTCTCCCTGCTCCTCAGATCGTGGTCGGACCTCCTGGTCCAACCGGTCCTATCGGTCCCTCAG gcccTCCAGGACTGAGAGGACTGGCAGGGATTCCAGGCCTGCCAGGCTCAGAT GGCATTGAAGGCCTCCAAGGCAAGCCGGGGGAACCTGGGCCTAAAGGAGATCCAGGGGAAAGG GGGCCCCCAGGTGTATCAGGCGAGCAGGGTCTACCT GGAGCAACAGGGCCAAAAGGAGAGCCAGGAGAAGGCTTGAATGAG GGCGAGGCCGTGCAGCAGCTCAGGGAGGCCCTGAAGATCCTGGCCGAGAGGGTCCTGATCCTGGAGCACATGATCGGCATTCACG ACAACTCTGAAGGATCTGGATTTGGCAGCATGTCGGACCCCCTGTCTTTCTCTGCCATAAAGATCAAGCGTCTTCAGCCTGTTCAAACCCCTCCAGTGCTTGAGGAGAGACACAGACCAGCTCCGCTTTAA